The Nostoc sp. 'Peltigera membranacea cyanobiont' N6 genome contains the following window.
AATCAAGAATTTCGCCAACAAATTTAGGTTCAATCATCCCCGCAATTAGCAGCAAGACTTCATGCCAACTTTCATCTTGCCAGTGTTTGCCAAAAACCTCATTCTTAAGTTCCTCAATACTCAGCGTTTGCGTTTCTTTAAACTGCCAGACAAACTCCCAAGCACAGAAATATTCTAAAAATGTCCGATGCATAAAGGCATAGTAATCTGCACCCAGGAAACATAACATAAAGTTGCGAGTCCGCAGTTGATTAATCATCACCCGCGCAGCTTCTCTGGGTTTATCAAATTCTATGGTTTTGAGATAATCAGTCAGAACTTTGACTAAATCATTTTCATTAATCAAATTACCAGCCAAACCTTTCTCACCAGTTTGCATAAGATAAGCAACCTGACGCAGCATCGCTTGCTTATCTTTATAATCAATCGTCTTCGGGTCTAACCTCTTATCTTCTGTCAAAGCGCGTTCCACATCCCATTGATGCAGCAACACCCGCGATGCTTGATCGTAAAGTGTAGCTCTATCTCTTGGTAGCTCTTGATTACGATTAAGAATTGCCATCATCGTCAACAGCAGAGGATTTCCCGCCAGTTCTGCAATAGATTTGGAAGCTGCAATTCCTCTTTGTAGCCGTTCTCGTTTTCTCACCTTATCAACTGCATCGGTAAAAGTTAACTCATGCCAACGGTAGATAAAATCCTGAATTTGTTCTGAGTCTAAATCTTGTAAGATAAAGTGGCGAAACTCAGCATTAAGCAATCGTTGCGGTTTATAGCCAATAATCCGAGAAGTGACAATTACCTGCACATCAGGATAGTCATTAGTAAAGCGATGAATATCAGTAATTACATCCTCTCGCTTACCAGGGTCAAATACCTCATCCAAACCATCAAACATCACTAAGGCATTACCAGCTTTTAATTGTTTATCGAGTTCAAGCTGATTGAGATGATGAATAGCACCACTACATTGATGAAAAAATTCTAGAAAATTATTGCACTCTTTATCTTCCCGTCGTCGCATATAAGTGCGTAATTCAATTAGCAACGGAATTGGTAATGAGATAACATTATCCAGTGGAGACTCAGCCCAATTCAAAGCCAGAAATTGCAACAATGTAGATTTACCTGAACCAGGATCGCCCAAAATCACAAGATATTTATAATCTTGCTTTTTATTGACTACATCTAAGACTGAACGGATCGGCTGTTCAAAATAAACCCGTTTGTGGCGTTCTAATTCTTCTAATTCAACTTCAGCTTCTACTTGGTCGCTTTCTCGCAGCCGTCTAAGATGTTCTTTAGGCAGTTCGTGAACTTGTGCTAAAACTTGATGAGTTTCCCGGACATTTTGAGCAGTAAAAATCCGCCATAATTTAAGTTCGTTATAGGCATAGCCGCTAGTATCTAAGCTATCTAACTTGAGATTGCCATAGCGATCGCGGATTCCTTCTTGATATTTAACTAAATTAAAATTTACAATAACGCCAGCAATTTCTTTGGTATTTATTTCAATATCAGATAACTTTTGTAATTCTAGGATATGGTGTAAATCTTTTGAATCTAAAAGAATTTCTTGGACTTGTGTTAAATACTGTTCTGTAATTGATTGCCAGTTAAACTTAGATGGCAGAGGTTTTAATTGCAGCCTGTTCCAACTATCTTCTTGGGTTTTAGCGTCTAGAGATTCACAATTAATATCAAAAGCCTGACCAAGAATTTCTATAACCGACTTATCGCTGATAAATTTCTGGATGTCTGTGGTGTACTCTTTAATCTCGGTTTCAGCCAGTTTGCAACGAACCTTTAACTGCTGCTGCATGAGTTGCAAAAATTCCTTTAAGGCTTTACCAGCAGCAATTTCTATGTCTTCCTTCTTAAGTTTCTGGAAAATCTTGCCAGGGATGCCTTTTAATAAATCTTTAGCCCAATCTTTAGCAGCATCCTTGGCTAAGTCTTCCAGAATGGGTTTAAAAATCAACCCGGTAGCCTGAGTTACACCCCACATAGCTAACCATTCCAGCATAATACTCGCTTCTGTTGAGAGTTTGATTACGAGTATATCCACTAGCTGGAGTAATGTTTCCAGA
Protein-coding sequences here:
- a CDS encoding HEAT repeat domain-containing protein, with amino-acid sequence MLEWLAMWGVTQATGLIFKPILEDLAKDAAKDWAKDLLKGIPGKIFQKLKKEDIEIAAGKALKEFLQLMQQQLKVRCKLAETEIKEYTTDIQKFISDKSVIEILGQAFDINCESLDAKTQEDSWNRLQLKPLPSKFNWQSITEQYLTQVQEILLDSKDLHHILELQKLSDIEINTKEIAGVIVNFNLVKYQEGIRDRYGNLKLDSLDTSGYAYNELKLWRIFTAQNVRETHQVLAQVHELPKEHLRRLRESDQVEAEVELEELERHKRVYFEQPIRSVLDVVNKKQDYKYLVILGDPGSGKSTLLQFLALNWAESPLDNVISLPIPLLIELRTYMRRREDKECNNFLEFFHQCSGAIHHLNQLELDKQLKAGNALVMFDGLDEVFDPGKREDVITDIHRFTNDYPDVQVIVTSRIIGYKPQRLLNAEFRHFILQDLDSEQIQDFIYRWHELTFTDAVDKVRKRERLQRGIAASKSIAELAGNPLLLTMMAILNRNQELPRDRATLYDQASRVLLHQWDVERALTEDKRLDPKTIDYKDKQAMLRQVAYLMQTGEKGLAGNLINENDLVKVLTDYLKTIEFDKPREAARVMINQLRTRNFMLCFLGADYYAFMHRTFLEYFCAWEFVWQFKETQTLSIEELKNEVFGKHWQDESWHEVLLLIAGMIEPKFVGEILDYLMVQDGEEEKFVNLFLAAKCLAEVRNRSAIASTANKLLDKLKDLTKYDLWYYYDFYHDEEETKLVREIRTQAVTAIATIWQESLDTKSWLKERATQDENSNVRGAAVKELVNNFKDDPDTKTWLKERATQDDNNYVRSIAVQELARNFKDDPDTKTILKERATQDDNNYVRGIAVQELANHFKDDLNTKSWLKERATQDDVNFVRYIAVFNLAKNFKDDPNTKSWLKERATQDDDNDVRRGAVQELARNFKDDPNTKSFFKERATQDDNNYVRSIAVQELARNFKDDPNTKSFLKERATQDDNNYVRSAAVEELANNFKDDPDTKTILKERATHDDHEDVRGAAVQGLANNFKDDPDTKTILKERATHDDHEDVRGAAVQGLANNFKDDPDTKTILKERATHDDHEDVRGIAVRELADNFKDDPDTKTILKERATHDDNWNVRRAAVQELAKYFKYQPELFDIYHNCAVNDSFERKEKNETNPRRIALEIIIKQFPQHPQTLPLLRDRTENDPDEQVREFAQKKLKQLEG